From one Musa acuminata AAA Group cultivar baxijiao chromosome BXJ2-6, Cavendish_Baxijiao_AAA, whole genome shotgun sequence genomic stretch:
- the LOC135613496 gene encoding probable nucleoredoxin 1-1, with amino-acid sequence MAAEKWHYNVVSLLSGTKRDFLIRNNGEKVAISSLDGKKFGLFLSDIYYERIVTDDLIKVYNQLSSEGRDFEIVFVSCDSCEETFNRYFSDMPWLAVPFADSDTRERLHDHFGSFEEYYPAQLIIYDAAIGMVVNEEGLRAVAKYGVNGYPFTVKRFYELEAAAKKERSLRSLLVSPSRDYLISNDGSKVAVSDLEGKIVAFYFWYNIPDKYGGPNKLTLVLAEIYRKLKEAGESFEVVLVPLDDDKSSYEQGLASMPWLAIPFEDEGCEKLVRYFELWPFQLPTVLVIGADGKIMLKNYDRLISKYGVLAWEAFPFSKEQLDLLPEKAKAAQTLESLLVAGDLDYVIGKEGLKVPVKELVGKTILLFFSIRRSGTCRGFLTHLIEEYHKIKHMDSAFEVVNISMDKDQDSFEEFFSGMPWLSLPFGDERKKSLKRTFQADIIYPSLVAIGPTGRTSTRNAMHSLATHGADAYPFSEERIKELDQKIDEMAKGWPEKRKHEQHKHGKLEWSCLHGLYMCRDCHKIGSGWCYLCSTCGFGLHPKCALKEEKKEEEEHDEGSECDGEVYNDFEDSEDSEDSEDFEDSEDSE; translated from the exons ATGGCAGCGGAGAAGTGGCATTACAATGTGGTGTCGTTGCTCTCCGGAACGAAGAGGGACTTTCTCATCCGTAACAATGGCGAGAAG GTAGCCATCAGCAGTCTTGACGGGAAAAAGTTTGGTCTCTTCTTGTCGGACATCTATTACGAAAGAATCGTCACTGATGATCTGATCAAAGTATACAATCAGCTGTCGTCGGAGGGCCGCGATTTCGAGATTGTCTTCGTGTCATGTGATTCATGCGAGGAGACCTTTAATAGGTACTTCTCAGATATGCCTTGGTTGGCAGTCCCATTTGCGGACTCCGACACACGCGAAAGGCTACATGATCATTTCGGCAGTTTCGAGGAGTATTATCCCGCTCAGCTTATCATCTATGATGCCGCTATTGGCATGGTCGTTAACGAAGAAGGTCTCCGAGCTGTGGCAAAATATGGAGTAAACGGGTATCCATTTACTGTTAAGAGGTTCTACGAGTTGGAGGCGGCTGCTAAGAAGGAACGGAGTCTTCGAAGTCTGTTGGTTTCGCCGTCCCGGGACTACTTGATCTCCAATGATGGATCCAAG GTTGCCGTGTCGGATCTCGAAGGAAAGATTGTGGCTTTTTACTTCTGGTATAATATTCCTGATAAATACGGCGGTCCCAATAAGTTGACTCTGGTGCTGGCTGAAATCTATAGGAAGCTTAAGGAAGCCGGGGAGAGCTTCGAAGTTGTGCTGGTGCCATTAGATGATGATAAATCATCCTATGAACAAGGCCTGGCAAGCATGCCATGGCTCGCGATTCCTTTCGAAGACGAGGGCTGTGAGAAGCTTGTCCGCTACTTTGAGCTCTGGCCCTTCCAATTACCAACCGTGCTTGTGATCGGTGCCGATGGGAAGATTATGCTTAAAAATTACGATAGGCTCATCTCCAAGTATGGAGTTTTAGCATGGGAAGCATTCCCGTTCTCTAAGGAGCAACTGGATTTATTGCCAGAGAAGGCAAAGGCCGCACAAACACTGGAATCTCTTCTTGTTGCTGGGGACCTCGattatgtcattgggaaagaagGCTTGAAG GTTCCGGTGAAGGAGCTTGTTGGCAAGaccatcctcctcttcttctcgatTCGCAGGTCCGGTACATGTCGTGGATTTCTTACCCATCTGATCGAGGAATATCACAAGATCAAGCACATGGATAGTGCTTTCGAGGTGGTCAACATCTCGATGGACAAGGATCAGGATTCCTTTGAGGAGTTCTTCTCCGGCATGCCTTGGTTGTCGCTGCCATTCGGTGATGAGAGGAAGAAATCTTTGAAACGTACTTTCCAAGCCGATATCATCTACCCCTCCCTGGTTGCCATTGGTCCTACAGGTCGAACTAGCACAAGGAACGCCATGCATTCGTTGGCGACCCATGGAGCCGATGCCTACCCGTTCAGCGAAGAGAGGATCAAGGAGTTGGACCAGAAGATAGACGAGATGGCAAAAGGATGGCCTGAGAAGAGGAAGCATGAGCAACACAAGCATGGGAAGTTGGAGTGGAGCTGCCTGCATGGCCTGTATATGTGTCGTGACTGCCACAAGATTGGAAGTGGATGGTGCTACTTGTGCTCCACGTGCGGTTTCGGTCTCCACCCCAAATGTGCACtgaaggaggagaaaaaggaagaggaagaacatgATGAAGGATCTGAGTGTGATGGAGAGGTTTACAACGATTTCGAAGATTCTGAAGATTCTGAAGATTCCGAAGATTTCGAAGATTCTGAGGATTCTGAATAA